The genomic region TAGTGCTTCACTTCTTTCAGGCGTTGCATGAGCCCTTCTTTGTTGCATTTCTTCTTGAAACGGCGAAGCGCCTTTTCAAAAGGCTCATCAGGCTTTACGCGAACCTTGGTCAC from Candidatus Hydrogenedentota bacterium harbors:
- the rpsU gene encoding 30S ribosomal protein S21, with translation MTKVRVKPDEPFEKALRRFKKKCNKEGLMQRLKEVKHYEKPSERRRRKLAKAISRSVQEVAK